From Hymenobacter sediminicola:
AAAAATCCCTGTTTGCACAATGCAAACAGGGATTTTTTATGTGATGGTTATGTGATTTCAGCCCTACAGCGGAACGTATTTAGTGTCAACGGTCGTCGTTACATCATTTGCAGTGGAGGTCGTTACTATTTGAAGTACGGAAGCTGTCAACTGGAGAACCCGGTACCGCGTCAAGTTCGCCCCAAGGAGCAGTTCCGTTTCGTTTGCTGTGAACTGCCACGTGCTGGCGATGGTCTGGGGATACGTGGCTTGGCATTTGACAAGCCCATCATCGTATACCATCGTCTTATCTACCTTGAACTGGACAAAGTCGTCGTTGAAACACGCTCCTGGAAGGTTATCAAAGTTGCTAGTCCTAATAGTGGTCCGGCTGTCATCCTCTATCGTAGTAACCTCTATCGATTTGCGCCATCTTGGCGTAATGAGTAGCGTTTCCCGGGGCGTACTCAGCGTCAATAAAGGCAACGCTGGGTTGGTTACGCCTACGGCCATGGTTTTGGCAGAGGGAGTCTGGTAGCCTGTGGCGGCCACGTAAGCGAACGTATAGTTGCCTACTGGCAGGCTAGCAAACGTGTAAGTACCGGCCGTGTTGAAGGAGGCGGTGTACGCGGTGCCGCCACCAGCAGGGGTTGCCGTTACGCTAACCAATGCATTGGCCGGGCTGAAACTGCCGGTCACAGCTCCTGTCTGGGCTTGGGTTTGGGGAGTTGCATCATCGGATTTACCGCATCCAGACAACGATAAGGCACCTGCTGCGAGCAAGGCAAGAGAAAAGGAGCGTAGAGTAAGCAGCATGAAATTAGGCTGATTTTGAAAGTATTAAGCTGGCAAATGTACGCCTAAAGACGGTGAATCTGTCGCTATTGTGTCCCCTGCAAAATCTATCCATGCTATTTTCTTGTGCTCAACAATGTCTTTTGGTATTTAATATTCGTCCCGGATTTTAATGTTTGTATTTTGCGAACATTATGA
This genomic window contains:
- a CDS encoding carboxypeptidase-like regulatory domain-containing protein, whose amino-acid sequence is MLLTLRSFSLALLAAGALSLSGCGKSDDATPQTQAQTGAVTGSFSPANALVSVTATPAGGGTAYTASFNTAGTYTFASLPVGNYTFAYVAATGYQTPSAKTMAVGVTNPALPLLTLSTPRETLLITPRWRKSIEVTTIEDDSRTTIRTSNFDNLPGACFNDDFVQFKVDKTMVYDDGLVKCQATYPQTIASTWQFTANETELLLGANLTRYRVLQLTASVLQIVTTSTANDVTTTVDTKYVPL